The following proteins are co-located in the Macadamia integrifolia cultivar HAES 741 chromosome 3, SCU_Mint_v3, whole genome shotgun sequence genome:
- the LOC122072981 gene encoding pentatricopeptide repeat-containing protein At3g07290, mitochondrial isoform X5 has translation MYYISRLKVSWRKPLASYARVPLFMLSSHCVLRASGSRSETVNDLSYKISSLIGQSNWEDNKFLKSLVSHLSPDVASKVIELQGANVERAVQFFKWVCKQSTYCYDLENRISLLKSLVSANLFSIAQKAIMTTLNGCGIGEEEIVKLICAFDDMRKMGFRLSYPCYSTLLMTLAKLNMGVPAFSIYSRMLVDGFVPDFIVYKTMINALCKSGFVQAAEMFFSRVLRLGFDLDTHVYTSLVLGNCRKNDLPEAFRVFELMSKDEGCSANSVTYSILIYGLCEVGKIREAFQLQQEMMIKGLTPTTHTYTILIKAMCDNGSIYKALSLFDEMSGRGCKPNFHTYTILIDILCRDGKLDGAREMFKRMLEDGVFPSAITFNALINGYCKEGQVVPAFELLNMMEKRNCKPNIRTYNELIEGLCRIHMSHKALLLLTMVIDNGLMPNTITYNILVDGFCREGHLDMAFNIFNLMNSVGLGPDSFTFTALIYEFCKQGKLELANGLLCIMSKRGIYPDEVTYTVLIDRYCKIGKIATAFMILKEMVKNRCAPTFHTFNSFLDALSKENMLLEEHAVFGKMLKYGLVPSVVTYTILINGHCHAGDITSSFKVLELMKLVGCHPNVYTYTVLIDGLCRNGRVDEAEMFLFGMASSGVFPNRVTYTVLLKAHLKAGRLDRAFDILSVMIKDGWQPNYNTYYALLKSLHSSVKGVEGGYTCYSVSIFHQCYWLLRFCHYGLTRRWLYSKNFDHVKPTLFRSYAYPSGEHTPVYQF, from the exons ATGTATTATATTTCCAGATTAAAAGTCTCTTGGAGGAAACCCTT AGCTTCATATGCCAGGGTGCCTTTGTTTATGCTTTCATCCCATTGTGTTCTTCGGGCCAGCGGAAGTAGGTCAGAAACAGTCAATGACCTTTCATATAAAATCTCTAGTTTGATTGGCCAATCAAATTGGGAAGATAACAAGTTCTTGAAGTCATTGGTTTCTCATTTAAGCCCTGATGTAGCTTCCAAGGTTATAGAGCTTCAGGGGGCTAACGTTGAACGCGCAGTTCAGTTTTTCAAGTGGGTCTGCAAGCAATCCACTTATTGCTATGATTTGGAGAACAGGATCAGCTTATTGAAATCATTAGTTTCAGCTAATCTGTTTTCTATTGCACAAAAGGCGATAATGACAACACTTAATGGTTGTGGTATTGGAGAAGAGGAGATTGTTAAGCTAATATGTGCATTTGATGATATGCGTAAGATGGGGTTTCGGCTAAGCTATCCTTGTTATAGCACACTCTTGATGACCTTAGCTAAGTTGAATATGGGTGTCCCGGCATTTTCTATTTATTCAAGAATGTTGGTTGATGGGTTTGTTCCTGATTTTATTGTTTACAAGACCATGATCAATGCCCTTTGCAAGAGTGGGTTTGTACAAGCAGCTGAAATGTTCTTCTCTAGGGTTTTGAGGCTTGGATTTGATCTTGATACTCATGTTTACACTTCCTTGGTGTTGGGAAATTGTAGGAAAAATGATCTTCCTGAGGCATTTCGGGTATTTGAGCTGATGTCTAAGGACGAAGGTTGTAGTGCCAATTCTGTTACTTACTCAATACTGATATATGGTCTGTGTGAAGTAGGTAAGATTCGAGAAGCTTTTCAATTGCAGCAAGAAATGATGATAAAAGGCTTGACACCAACTACTCATACTTACACCATCCTTATCAAGGCAATGTGTGATAATGGGTCAATTTATAAGGCTTTAAGTTTGTTTGATGAGATGAGTGGAAGAGGATGTAAGCCAAACTTTCACACTTATACCATATTAATTGATATATTATGCAGAGATGGGAAACTTGATGGAGCCAGAGAGATGTTTAAAAGGATGCTAGAAGATGGTGTATTTCCTAGTGCAATAACCTTCAACGCACTGATCAATGGCTATTGCAAAGAAGGGCAGGTTGTGCCTGCCTTTGAACTTCTTAATATGATGGAGAAAAGGAATTGCAAGCCTAACATCCGAACTTATAATGAGCTCATTGAGGGGTTGTGCAGAATTCATATGTCCCACAAAGCATTGTTGCTATTAACAATGGTAATTGATAATGGGTTGATGCCCAATACAATAACCTACAACATTCTTGTTGATGGATTCTGTAGGGAAGGTCATCTTGATATggcttttaatatatttaatttgaTGAACTCAGTTGGCCTTGGACCTGATAGTTTTACTTTCACTGCTCTCATTTATGAGTTCTGCAAGCAAGGAAAGTTGGAGCTAGCAAATGGGCTTTTATGTATAATGTCAAAGAGGGGAATATATCCGGATGAAGTGACATATACTGTCCTAATTGACAGGTATTGCAAGATTGGTAAAATTGCGACTGCATTTATGATTCTTAAAGAAATGGTCAAGAACAGATGTGCACCAACTTTTCACACATTTAATTCATTTCTTGATGCTCTCAGCAAAGAAAACATGCTACTTGAAGAACATGCAGTGTTTGGGAAGATGCTTAAGTATGGTTTAGTTCCTTCAGTAGTCACTTACACCATTTTGATTAATGGGCATTGTCATGCAGGTGATATTACCTCTTCTTTCAAAGTGTTGGAGCTTATGAAGCTGGTTGGATGTCATCCAAATGTCTATACTTATACCGTTTTGATTGATGGTCTTTGCAGAAACGGAAGAGTGGATGAAGCAGAGATGTTTCTGTTTGGTATGGCTAGTTCTGGAGTGTTTCCAAATCGTGTGACATACACTGTATTACTGAAAGCACATCTTAAGGCTGGAAGATTGGACCGTGCATTTGACATTCTAAGTGTCATGATCAAAGATGGCTGGCAGCCCAATTATAATACCTATTATGCACTATTGAAGAGCCTGCATTCGTCTGTCAAGGGTGTTGAG